From a single Nostoc sp. MS1 genomic region:
- a CDS encoding TIGR00297 family protein, whose product MLSFISSANPWLVGVGLNTVLLSLVWFAPKKLLTPAGVFHAWLLGILIWGTLGWQGYLVVAFYFIVGSGVTRIGMAQKEALGIAEKRSGARGPENVWGSALTAALCALGIGVLNAKLFPLTQSLVPSPQSLLLLGYVASFSTKLSDTCASEVGKAYGKSTFLITTLQPVPKGTEGAVSLEGTFAGVVGSAAIAIVGWGVGLISPLGIVWCLLAALIATNIESVIGATLQSKYTWLTNEIVNILNTLIGAIAAILFALIWANSFG is encoded by the coding sequence ATGCTTTCATTTATTAGCTCTGCGAATCCTTGGTTGGTGGGAGTTGGACTAAATACTGTTCTACTGAGTTTAGTCTGGTTCGCTCCTAAAAAATTGCTGACTCCAGCTGGTGTGTTTCATGCTTGGTTATTGGGCATACTGATTTGGGGTACTTTAGGCTGGCAAGGATATTTAGTAGTTGCGTTCTACTTTATTGTGGGTTCCGGTGTGACACGTATTGGAATGGCACAAAAAGAAGCTCTAGGTATCGCTGAAAAGCGTTCGGGCGCAAGAGGCCCGGAAAATGTCTGGGGTTCTGCTTTAACTGCGGCGCTTTGTGCTTTAGGTATAGGCGTTCTTAACGCTAAACTTTTCCCTCTTACTCAGTCCCTAGTTCCTAGTCCTCAATCTCTATTGTTATTAGGTTACGTCGCCAGCTTTAGTACAAAACTTTCTGACACCTGTGCCAGTGAAGTGGGTAAAGCTTACGGTAAAAGCACTTTCTTGATTACGACATTGCAACCAGTACCCAAAGGTACGGAGGGGGCTGTGAGTTTAGAAGGTACTTTTGCTGGTGTGGTGGGTTCAGCTGCGATCGCTATTGTCGGTTGGGGTGTCGGTTTAATCAGCCCACTCGGAATTGTTTGGTGCTTGCTGGCTGCTTTGATTGCCACAAATATAGAAAGTGTAATTGGTGCAACACTGCAATCAAAATATACATGGTTAACTAATGAAATTGTTAATATTCTTAACACTTTAATTGGTGCGATCGCTGCCATATTATTTGCCCTAATTTGGGCAAACTCTTTTGGTTAG